A DNA window from Ctenopharyngodon idella isolate HZGC_01 chromosome 8, HZGC01, whole genome shotgun sequence contains the following coding sequences:
- the si:dkey-220o5.5 gene encoding actin filament-associated protein 1-like 2 isoform X5 — MDKQKVLARLVSDLQAFLLVLDSENLSYIAQAQKKSISELLYKLQDNKDTPEDAEYMIMNCPSGGPSDLRESTTAEAHLTEEPLSVTSTERLQQGSISSAVPPHPPCLEDEDCYEEAEPFVPASQTTDKVDSDSSHYESYGEEEEEFVKDRAHYIQWSSSQPCLRPVPESRICGYLWRKKWLGQWTRQLFIIKHDSLLCFKCAKDLHPLLELNLTGCYVVYKSKNSKKMQHELKVVANADTVILGFQSSTQAEEWRKIIEEVSGSSYYEPESQSSSSILRSERLDSCRSSTVLHTDSDEEKISSLPSAISSVEIKDKDRDSSVSLCPLSSAAFLNVLMNCQWQSLWCRVEDGVLKMYRDEESEETPQYTVQLRGSEVRPGPDTAHAYRITITQHGDQVAVLEANCADDKEQWVQLLQDGSSTVAGSPYQHTSHESLSGLKSRKFPTSNMYMDDPFQQLCGGIHSQPIYSNSSILEHMFQKPYTGGNGELVSSKDSANYSNNEIFSNHSTKVFEIERGVQKLDLTGKSRVQLRAGSEINLVSVGTKPAKRNSFRRSLAFCTERAQGGFLTPLLRRTASAKSTLKKAPSALFIEHGRVFQRRKEWETKASG, encoded by the exons TGCTGGCTCGGCTGGTTTCGGACCTACAGGCGTTCTTGCTGGTTCTGGACAGTGAGAATCTCAGTTATATTGCTCAGGCCCAGAAAAAATCCATCTCAGAGCTGCTATATAAACTACAGGACAATAAGGACACACCAG AGGATGCAGAGTACATGATTATGAACTGTCCCTCTGGAGGCCCCAGTGATCTCAGGGAAAGCACCACCGCTGAGGCTCATTTGACAGAGGAACCTCTTTCAGTCACCTCTACTGAACGACTGCAGCAAGGG tctATAAGTTCTGCTGTCCCCCCACACCCCCCATGTTTAGAGGATGAGGACTGTTATGAGGAGGCAGAACCGTTTGTCCCGGCCAGTCAGACTACAG ATAAAGTGGACTCAGACAGCAGTCATTACGAGTCGTACGgtgaagaggaggaagagtttGTGAAGGACAGAGCTCACTACATCCAGTGGAGCTCCTCTCAGCCCTGCTTAAGACCCGTGCCAGAGTCACGCATTTGCGGATACCTTTGGAGGAAGAAGTGGTTGGGTCAGTGGACCCGCCAGCTCTTCATTATTAAGCACGACTCACTACTG TGTTTTAAGTGTGCTAAAGACTTACACCCTCTACTGGAGCTAAACCTCACGGGTTGCTACGTGGTCTACAAATCTAAAAACAGCAAGAAGATGCAGCACGAGCTGAAGGTGGTGGCTAATGCTGACACAGTCATCTTGGGCTTCCAGAGCAGCACGCAGGCTGAAGAGTGGAGGAAG ATTATAGAAGAAGTGAGTGGCTCCTCTTATTATGAACCTGAATCCCAAAGCTCCTCATCCATCCTGAGAAGCGAGAGGCTGGACTCTTGCAGG tCAAGTACTGTCCTCCATACAGACTCGGATGAAGAGAAAATATCAAGTCTTCCGTCTGCAATTAGCAGTGTGGAGATTAAAGACAAAGACAGAG actcttctgtctctctctgtccacTGTCCTCAGCGGCCTTCCTGAACGTGCTGATGAACTGTCAGTGGCAGAGTCTGTGGTGTCGAGTGGAGGACGGGGTTCTGAAGATGTATCGAGATGAGGAGTCAGAAGAGACCCCTCAGTACACAGTTCAGCTCAGAGGGAGTGAGGTCCGTCCCGGCCCGGATACAGCACATGCTTACCGCATTACCATCACACAACACGGAGACCAGGTGGCTGTACTAGAG GCAAATTGTGCAGATGATAAAGAGCAGTGGGTTCAGCTCCTGCAGGATGGGAGTTCCACTGTAGCTGGTTCTCCATATCAACACACCAGCCACGAGTCACTGag TGGTCTGAAAAGCCGCAAGTTCCCCACCTCAAACATGTACATGGACGACCCCTTTCAGCAGCTGTGTGGTGGAATCCACTCTCAGCCCATCTATTCAAACTCATCCATACTTGAGCACATG TTTCAGAAACCCTACACTGGTGGAAATGGAGAATTGGTGTCATCCAAGGATTCTGCCAACTACAGCAATAATGAAATCTTCAGCAACCACA gtACAAAAGTGTTTGAGATTGAGAGGGGAGTGCAGAAGCTGGACCTGACAGGAAAGAGTCGTGTGCAGTTACGAGCAGGGTCAGAGATCAACCTTGTGAGCGTGGGGACGAAGCCAGCTAAACGGAATTCCTTCAGACGGTCCCTTGCTTTCTGCACTGAACGAGCACAG GGGGGCTTTCTGACCCCACTCTTGAGAAGAACTGCCTCAGCAAAAAGCACCCTAAAGAAAGCTCCATCTGCCCTGTTTATCGAGCATGGCAGGGTCTTCCAAAGGAGGAAG gAGTGGGAAACCAAAGCTTCAGGTTGA
- the si:dkey-220o5.5 gene encoding actin filament-associated protein 1-like 2 isoform X4, with translation MDKQKVLARLVSDLQAFLLVLDSENLSYIAQAQKKSISELLYKLQDNKDTPAEDAEYMIMNCPSGGPSDLRESTTAEAHLTEEPLSVTSTERLQQGSISSAVPPHPPCLEDEDCYEEAEPFVPASQTTDKVDSDSSHYESYGEEEEEFVKDRAHYIQWSSSQPCLRPVPESRICGYLWRKKWLGQWTRQLFIIKHDSLLCFKCAKDLHPLLELNLTGCYVVYKSKNSKKMQHELKVVANADTVILGFQSSTQAEEWRKIIEEVSGSSYYEPESQSSSSILRSERLDSCRSSTVLHTDSDEEKISSLPSAISSVEIKDKDRDSSVSLCPLSSAAFLNVLMNCQWQSLWCRVEDGVLKMYRDEESEETPQYTVQLRGSEVRPGPDTAHAYRITITQHGDQVAVLEANCADDKEQWVQLLQDGSSTVAGSPYQHTSHESLSGLKSRKFPTSNMYMDDPFQQLCGGIHSQPIYSNSSILEHMFQKPYTGGNGELVSSKDSANYSNNEIFSNHSTKVFEIERGVQKLDLTGKSRVQLRAGSEINLVSVGTKPAKRNSFRRSLAFCTERAQGGFLTPLLRRTASAKSTLKKAPSALFIEHGRVFQRRKEWETKASG, from the exons TGCTGGCTCGGCTGGTTTCGGACCTACAGGCGTTCTTGCTGGTTCTGGACAGTGAGAATCTCAGTTATATTGCTCAGGCCCAGAAAAAATCCATCTCAGAGCTGCTATATAAACTACAGGACAATAAGGACACACCAG caGAGGATGCAGAGTACATGATTATGAACTGTCCCTCTGGAGGCCCCAGTGATCTCAGGGAAAGCACCACCGCTGAGGCTCATTTGACAGAGGAACCTCTTTCAGTCACCTCTACTGAACGACTGCAGCAAGGG tctATAAGTTCTGCTGTCCCCCCACACCCCCCATGTTTAGAGGATGAGGACTGTTATGAGGAGGCAGAACCGTTTGTCCCGGCCAGTCAGACTACAG ATAAAGTGGACTCAGACAGCAGTCATTACGAGTCGTACGgtgaagaggaggaagagtttGTGAAGGACAGAGCTCACTACATCCAGTGGAGCTCCTCTCAGCCCTGCTTAAGACCCGTGCCAGAGTCACGCATTTGCGGATACCTTTGGAGGAAGAAGTGGTTGGGTCAGTGGACCCGCCAGCTCTTCATTATTAAGCACGACTCACTACTG TGTTTTAAGTGTGCTAAAGACTTACACCCTCTACTGGAGCTAAACCTCACGGGTTGCTACGTGGTCTACAAATCTAAAAACAGCAAGAAGATGCAGCACGAGCTGAAGGTGGTGGCTAATGCTGACACAGTCATCTTGGGCTTCCAGAGCAGCACGCAGGCTGAAGAGTGGAGGAAG ATTATAGAAGAAGTGAGTGGCTCCTCTTATTATGAACCTGAATCCCAAAGCTCCTCATCCATCCTGAGAAGCGAGAGGCTGGACTCTTGCAGG tCAAGTACTGTCCTCCATACAGACTCGGATGAAGAGAAAATATCAAGTCTTCCGTCTGCAATTAGCAGTGTGGAGATTAAAGACAAAGACAGAG actcttctgtctctctctgtccacTGTCCTCAGCGGCCTTCCTGAACGTGCTGATGAACTGTCAGTGGCAGAGTCTGTGGTGTCGAGTGGAGGACGGGGTTCTGAAGATGTATCGAGATGAGGAGTCAGAAGAGACCCCTCAGTACACAGTTCAGCTCAGAGGGAGTGAGGTCCGTCCCGGCCCGGATACAGCACATGCTTACCGCATTACCATCACACAACACGGAGACCAGGTGGCTGTACTAGAG GCAAATTGTGCAGATGATAAAGAGCAGTGGGTTCAGCTCCTGCAGGATGGGAGTTCCACTGTAGCTGGTTCTCCATATCAACACACCAGCCACGAGTCACTGag TGGTCTGAAAAGCCGCAAGTTCCCCACCTCAAACATGTACATGGACGACCCCTTTCAGCAGCTGTGTGGTGGAATCCACTCTCAGCCCATCTATTCAAACTCATCCATACTTGAGCACATG TTTCAGAAACCCTACACTGGTGGAAATGGAGAATTGGTGTCATCCAAGGATTCTGCCAACTACAGCAATAATGAAATCTTCAGCAACCACA gtACAAAAGTGTTTGAGATTGAGAGGGGAGTGCAGAAGCTGGACCTGACAGGAAAGAGTCGTGTGCAGTTACGAGCAGGGTCAGAGATCAACCTTGTGAGCGTGGGGACGAAGCCAGCTAAACGGAATTCCTTCAGACGGTCCCTTGCTTTCTGCACTGAACGAGCACAG GGGGGCTTTCTGACCCCACTCTTGAGAAGAACTGCCTCAGCAAAAAGCACCCTAAAGAAAGCTCCATCTGCCCTGTTTATCGAGCATGGCAGGGTCTTCCAAAGGAGGAAG gAGTGGGAAACCAAAGCTTCAGGTTGA
- the si:dkey-220o5.5 gene encoding actin filament-associated protein 1-like 2 isoform X3, which yields MDKQKVLARLVSDLQAFLLVLDSENLSYIAQAQKKSISELLYKLQDNKDTPAEDAEYMIMNCPSGGPSDLRESTTAEAHLTEEPLSVTSTERLQQGHLLFRTPATLHSPRQSVCPAAHIHDLLQPPAKQRTSISSAVPPHPPCLEDEDCYEEAEPFVPASQTTDKVDSDSSHYESYGEEEEEFVKDRAHYIQWSSSQPCLRPVPESRICGYLWRKKWLGQWTRQLFIIKHDSLLCFKCAKDLHPLLELNLTGCYVVYKSKNSKKMQHELKVVANADTVILGFQSSTQAEEWRKIIEEVSGSSYYEPESQSSSSILRSERLDSCRSSTVLHTDSDEEKISSLPSAISSVEIKDKDRAAFLNVLMNCQWQSLWCRVEDGVLKMYRDEESEETPQYTVQLRGSEVRPGPDTAHAYRITITQHGDQVAVLEANCADDKEQWVQLLQDGSSTVAGSPYQHTSHESLSGLKSRKFPTSNMYMDDPFQQLCGGIHSQPIYSNSSILEHMFQKPYTGGNGELVSSKDSANYSNNEIFSNHSTKVFEIERGVQKLDLTGKSRVQLRAGSEINLVSVGTKPAKRNSFRRSLAFCTERAQGGFLTPLLRRTASAKSTLKKAPSALFIEHGRVFQRRKEWETKASG from the exons TGCTGGCTCGGCTGGTTTCGGACCTACAGGCGTTCTTGCTGGTTCTGGACAGTGAGAATCTCAGTTATATTGCTCAGGCCCAGAAAAAATCCATCTCAGAGCTGCTATATAAACTACAGGACAATAAGGACACACCAG caGAGGATGCAGAGTACATGATTATGAACTGTCCCTCTGGAGGCCCCAGTGATCTCAGGGAAAGCACCACCGCTGAGGCTCATTTGACAGAGGAACCTCTTTCAGTCACCTCTACTGAACGACTGCAGCAAGGG CATCTTCTCTTCCGGACTCCAGCGACTCTTCACTCACCTCGCCAAAGTGTGTGCCCGGCTGCTCATATCCATGACCTCCTCCAACCACCTGCAAAACAAAGAACT tctATAAGTTCTGCTGTCCCCCCACACCCCCCATGTTTAGAGGATGAGGACTGTTATGAGGAGGCAGAACCGTTTGTCCCGGCCAGTCAGACTACAG ATAAAGTGGACTCAGACAGCAGTCATTACGAGTCGTACGgtgaagaggaggaagagtttGTGAAGGACAGAGCTCACTACATCCAGTGGAGCTCCTCTCAGCCCTGCTTAAGACCCGTGCCAGAGTCACGCATTTGCGGATACCTTTGGAGGAAGAAGTGGTTGGGTCAGTGGACCCGCCAGCTCTTCATTATTAAGCACGACTCACTACTG TGTTTTAAGTGTGCTAAAGACTTACACCCTCTACTGGAGCTAAACCTCACGGGTTGCTACGTGGTCTACAAATCTAAAAACAGCAAGAAGATGCAGCACGAGCTGAAGGTGGTGGCTAATGCTGACACAGTCATCTTGGGCTTCCAGAGCAGCACGCAGGCTGAAGAGTGGAGGAAG ATTATAGAAGAAGTGAGTGGCTCCTCTTATTATGAACCTGAATCCCAAAGCTCCTCATCCATCCTGAGAAGCGAGAGGCTGGACTCTTGCAGG tCAAGTACTGTCCTCCATACAGACTCGGATGAAGAGAAAATATCAAGTCTTCCGTCTGCAATTAGCAGTGTGGAGATTAAAGACAAAGACAGAG CGGCCTTCCTGAACGTGCTGATGAACTGTCAGTGGCAGAGTCTGTGGTGTCGAGTGGAGGACGGGGTTCTGAAGATGTATCGAGATGAGGAGTCAGAAGAGACCCCTCAGTACACAGTTCAGCTCAGAGGGAGTGAGGTCCGTCCCGGCCCGGATACAGCACATGCTTACCGCATTACCATCACACAACACGGAGACCAGGTGGCTGTACTAGAG GCAAATTGTGCAGATGATAAAGAGCAGTGGGTTCAGCTCCTGCAGGATGGGAGTTCCACTGTAGCTGGTTCTCCATATCAACACACCAGCCACGAGTCACTGag TGGTCTGAAAAGCCGCAAGTTCCCCACCTCAAACATGTACATGGACGACCCCTTTCAGCAGCTGTGTGGTGGAATCCACTCTCAGCCCATCTATTCAAACTCATCCATACTTGAGCACATG TTTCAGAAACCCTACACTGGTGGAAATGGAGAATTGGTGTCATCCAAGGATTCTGCCAACTACAGCAATAATGAAATCTTCAGCAACCACA gtACAAAAGTGTTTGAGATTGAGAGGGGAGTGCAGAAGCTGGACCTGACAGGAAAGAGTCGTGTGCAGTTACGAGCAGGGTCAGAGATCAACCTTGTGAGCGTGGGGACGAAGCCAGCTAAACGGAATTCCTTCAGACGGTCCCTTGCTTTCTGCACTGAACGAGCACAG GGGGGCTTTCTGACCCCACTCTTGAGAAGAACTGCCTCAGCAAAAAGCACCCTAAAGAAAGCTCCATCTGCCCTGTTTATCGAGCATGGCAGGGTCTTCCAAAGGAGGAAG gAGTGGGAAACCAAAGCTTCAGGTTGA
- the si:dkey-220o5.5 gene encoding actin filament-associated protein 1-like 2 isoform X7, producing MIMNCPSGGPSDLRESTTAEAHLTEEPLSVTSTERLQQGSISSAVPPHPPCLEDEDCYEEAEPFVPASQTTDKVDSDSSHYESYGEEEEEFVKDRAHYIQWSSSQPCLRPVPESRICGYLWRKKWLGQWTRQLFIIKHDSLLCFKCAKDLHPLLELNLTGCYVVYKSKNSKKMQHELKVVANADTVILGFQSSTQAEEWRKIIEEVSGSSYYEPESQSSSSILRSERLDSCRSSTVLHTDSDEEKISSLPSAISSVEIKDKDRDSSVSLCPLSSAAFLNVLMNCQWQSLWCRVEDGVLKMYRDEESEETPQYTVQLRGSEVRPGPDTAHAYRITITQHGDQVAVLEANCADDKEQWVQLLQDGSSTVAGSPYQHTSHESLSGLKSRKFPTSNMYMDDPFQQLCGGIHSQPIYSNSSILEHMFQKPYTGGNGELVSSKDSANYSNNEIFSNHSTKVFEIERGVQKLDLTGKSRVQLRAGSEINLVSVGTKPAKRNSFRRSLAFCTERAQGGFLTPLLRRTASAKSTLKKAPSALFIEHGRVFQRRKEWETKASG from the exons ATGATTATGAACTGTCCCTCTGGAGGCCCCAGTGATCTCAGGGAAAGCACCACCGCTGAGGCTCATTTGACAGAGGAACCTCTTTCAGTCACCTCTACTGAACGACTGCAGCAAGGG tctATAAGTTCTGCTGTCCCCCCACACCCCCCATGTTTAGAGGATGAGGACTGTTATGAGGAGGCAGAACCGTTTGTCCCGGCCAGTCAGACTACAG ATAAAGTGGACTCAGACAGCAGTCATTACGAGTCGTACGgtgaagaggaggaagagtttGTGAAGGACAGAGCTCACTACATCCAGTGGAGCTCCTCTCAGCCCTGCTTAAGACCCGTGCCAGAGTCACGCATTTGCGGATACCTTTGGAGGAAGAAGTGGTTGGGTCAGTGGACCCGCCAGCTCTTCATTATTAAGCACGACTCACTACTG TGTTTTAAGTGTGCTAAAGACTTACACCCTCTACTGGAGCTAAACCTCACGGGTTGCTACGTGGTCTACAAATCTAAAAACAGCAAGAAGATGCAGCACGAGCTGAAGGTGGTGGCTAATGCTGACACAGTCATCTTGGGCTTCCAGAGCAGCACGCAGGCTGAAGAGTGGAGGAAG ATTATAGAAGAAGTGAGTGGCTCCTCTTATTATGAACCTGAATCCCAAAGCTCCTCATCCATCCTGAGAAGCGAGAGGCTGGACTCTTGCAGG tCAAGTACTGTCCTCCATACAGACTCGGATGAAGAGAAAATATCAAGTCTTCCGTCTGCAATTAGCAGTGTGGAGATTAAAGACAAAGACAGAG actcttctgtctctctctgtccacTGTCCTCAGCGGCCTTCCTGAACGTGCTGATGAACTGTCAGTGGCAGAGTCTGTGGTGTCGAGTGGAGGACGGGGTTCTGAAGATGTATCGAGATGAGGAGTCAGAAGAGACCCCTCAGTACACAGTTCAGCTCAGAGGGAGTGAGGTCCGTCCCGGCCCGGATACAGCACATGCTTACCGCATTACCATCACACAACACGGAGACCAGGTGGCTGTACTAGAG GCAAATTGTGCAGATGATAAAGAGCAGTGGGTTCAGCTCCTGCAGGATGGGAGTTCCACTGTAGCTGGTTCTCCATATCAACACACCAGCCACGAGTCACTGag TGGTCTGAAAAGCCGCAAGTTCCCCACCTCAAACATGTACATGGACGACCCCTTTCAGCAGCTGTGTGGTGGAATCCACTCTCAGCCCATCTATTCAAACTCATCCATACTTGAGCACATG TTTCAGAAACCCTACACTGGTGGAAATGGAGAATTGGTGTCATCCAAGGATTCTGCCAACTACAGCAATAATGAAATCTTCAGCAACCACA gtACAAAAGTGTTTGAGATTGAGAGGGGAGTGCAGAAGCTGGACCTGACAGGAAAGAGTCGTGTGCAGTTACGAGCAGGGTCAGAGATCAACCTTGTGAGCGTGGGGACGAAGCCAGCTAAACGGAATTCCTTCAGACGGTCCCTTGCTTTCTGCACTGAACGAGCACAG GGGGGCTTTCTGACCCCACTCTTGAGAAGAACTGCCTCAGCAAAAAGCACCCTAAAGAAAGCTCCATCTGCCCTGTTTATCGAGCATGGCAGGGTCTTCCAAAGGAGGAAG gAGTGGGAAACCAAAGCTTCAGGTTGA
- the si:dkey-220o5.5 gene encoding actin filament-associated protein 1-like 2 isoform X6, with protein sequence MIMNCPSGGPSDLRESTTAEAHLTEEPLSVTSTERLQQGHLLFRTPATLHSPRQSVCPAAHIHDLLQPPAKQRTSISSAVPPHPPCLEDEDCYEEAEPFVPASQTTDKVDSDSSHYESYGEEEEEFVKDRAHYIQWSSSQPCLRPVPESRICGYLWRKKWLGQWTRQLFIIKHDSLLCFKCAKDLHPLLELNLTGCYVVYKSKNSKKMQHELKVVANADTVILGFQSSTQAEEWRKIIEEVSGSSYYEPESQSSSSILRSERLDSCRSSTVLHTDSDEEKISSLPSAISSVEIKDKDRDSSVSLCPLSSAAFLNVLMNCQWQSLWCRVEDGVLKMYRDEESEETPQYTVQLRGSEVRPGPDTAHAYRITITQHGDQVAVLEANCADDKEQWVQLLQDGSSTVAGSPYQHTSHESLSGLKSRKFPTSNMYMDDPFQQLCGGIHSQPIYSNSSILEHMFQKPYTGGNGELVSSKDSANYSNNEIFSNHSTKVFEIERGVQKLDLTGKSRVQLRAGSEINLVSVGTKPAKRNSFRRSLAFCTERAQGGFLTPLLRRTASAKSTLKKAPSALFIEHGRVFQRRKEWETKASG encoded by the exons ATGATTATGAACTGTCCCTCTGGAGGCCCCAGTGATCTCAGGGAAAGCACCACCGCTGAGGCTCATTTGACAGAGGAACCTCTTTCAGTCACCTCTACTGAACGACTGCAGCAAGGG CATCTTCTCTTCCGGACTCCAGCGACTCTTCACTCACCTCGCCAAAGTGTGTGCCCGGCTGCTCATATCCATGACCTCCTCCAACCACCTGCAAAACAAAGAACT tctATAAGTTCTGCTGTCCCCCCACACCCCCCATGTTTAGAGGATGAGGACTGTTATGAGGAGGCAGAACCGTTTGTCCCGGCCAGTCAGACTACAG ATAAAGTGGACTCAGACAGCAGTCATTACGAGTCGTACGgtgaagaggaggaagagtttGTGAAGGACAGAGCTCACTACATCCAGTGGAGCTCCTCTCAGCCCTGCTTAAGACCCGTGCCAGAGTCACGCATTTGCGGATACCTTTGGAGGAAGAAGTGGTTGGGTCAGTGGACCCGCCAGCTCTTCATTATTAAGCACGACTCACTACTG TGTTTTAAGTGTGCTAAAGACTTACACCCTCTACTGGAGCTAAACCTCACGGGTTGCTACGTGGTCTACAAATCTAAAAACAGCAAGAAGATGCAGCACGAGCTGAAGGTGGTGGCTAATGCTGACACAGTCATCTTGGGCTTCCAGAGCAGCACGCAGGCTGAAGAGTGGAGGAAG ATTATAGAAGAAGTGAGTGGCTCCTCTTATTATGAACCTGAATCCCAAAGCTCCTCATCCATCCTGAGAAGCGAGAGGCTGGACTCTTGCAGG tCAAGTACTGTCCTCCATACAGACTCGGATGAAGAGAAAATATCAAGTCTTCCGTCTGCAATTAGCAGTGTGGAGATTAAAGACAAAGACAGAG actcttctgtctctctctgtccacTGTCCTCAGCGGCCTTCCTGAACGTGCTGATGAACTGTCAGTGGCAGAGTCTGTGGTGTCGAGTGGAGGACGGGGTTCTGAAGATGTATCGAGATGAGGAGTCAGAAGAGACCCCTCAGTACACAGTTCAGCTCAGAGGGAGTGAGGTCCGTCCCGGCCCGGATACAGCACATGCTTACCGCATTACCATCACACAACACGGAGACCAGGTGGCTGTACTAGAG GCAAATTGTGCAGATGATAAAGAGCAGTGGGTTCAGCTCCTGCAGGATGGGAGTTCCACTGTAGCTGGTTCTCCATATCAACACACCAGCCACGAGTCACTGag TGGTCTGAAAAGCCGCAAGTTCCCCACCTCAAACATGTACATGGACGACCCCTTTCAGCAGCTGTGTGGTGGAATCCACTCTCAGCCCATCTATTCAAACTCATCCATACTTGAGCACATG TTTCAGAAACCCTACACTGGTGGAAATGGAGAATTGGTGTCATCCAAGGATTCTGCCAACTACAGCAATAATGAAATCTTCAGCAACCACA gtACAAAAGTGTTTGAGATTGAGAGGGGAGTGCAGAAGCTGGACCTGACAGGAAAGAGTCGTGTGCAGTTACGAGCAGGGTCAGAGATCAACCTTGTGAGCGTGGGGACGAAGCCAGCTAAACGGAATTCCTTCAGACGGTCCCTTGCTTTCTGCACTGAACGAGCACAG GGGGGCTTTCTGACCCCACTCTTGAGAAGAACTGCCTCAGCAAAAAGCACCCTAAAGAAAGCTCCATCTGCCCTGTTTATCGAGCATGGCAGGGTCTTCCAAAGGAGGAAG gAGTGGGAAACCAAAGCTTCAGGTTGA